In the Populus trichocarpa isolate Nisqually-1 chromosome 1, P.trichocarpa_v4.1, whole genome shotgun sequence genome, one interval contains:
- the LOC18094004 gene encoding uncharacterized protein LOC18094004 gives MHSFKSSLFIFLLSLSMHAICNARNIGVVNEGFHAKVLFSAKVGEKVEHSTDTVHGTNDREGAIRGKSSAPGAAIMTRESKDSKAITKSSGIQILKSLNGLVVSLKAMNIEGYSTRRALSVAGFGSNNVKKAMESGENEVEEDAEVIDYEPPHRTPPIHNRKTLVIAV, from the exons ATGCACTCCTTCAAATCCtcacttttcatttttctcttgtcTCTTTCCATGCACGCAATATGTAATGCTCGAAATATTGGGGTGGTGAACGAGGGTTTTCATGCAAAAGTCTTGTTCTCTGCCAAG GTTGGAGAGAAAGTTGAACACAGCACAGATACAGTTCATGGAACTAATGATAGAGAGGGCGCCATCCGTGGAAAGAGTAGTGCTCCTGGTGCTGCAATTATGACTCGAGAATCAAAGGATTCAAAGGCTATCACCAAAAGTTCAG GTATTCAGATTCTTAAGTCTCTTAACGGCCTTGTGGTATCGCTTAAGGCAATGAATATAGAG GGATATTCAACAAGGCGAGCACTATCAGTAGCAGGATTTGGTTCCAATAATGTCAAGAAAGCCATGGAATCCGGTGAGAACGAAGTAGAAGAGGATGCTGAGGTGATAGATTATGAACCACCACATCGGACGCCACCAATTCACAATAGAAAAACCTTAGTTATAGCTGTCTAA